One genomic segment of Streptomyces liangshanensis includes these proteins:
- a CDS encoding DUF6000 family protein, whose product MRGRTPPRVRGRAVTDAELTVLLEGSWRERRTAAWFAAVSRRDHFRTRLGALLLESEVCCAGGAYCVALASFGTAADADLLAAYLDRYLRRPDLAYDQPTAMGALAYTDSALHGDRAAHFLQEGGLWQRWFREAPHMRGDGGISSYQGGIRLACAVVDECAGI is encoded by the coding sequence GTGCGTGGGCGCACCCCTCCCCGCGTCCGCGGCCGCGCCGTCACCGACGCCGAGCTGACCGTCCTCCTCGAAGGCAGTTGGCGCGAGCGGCGGACCGCGGCGTGGTTCGCCGCCGTCTCGCGCCGCGACCACTTCCGTACCCGCCTCGGAGCGCTGCTGCTGGAGAGCGAGGTGTGCTGTGCGGGCGGGGCCTACTGTGTGGCGCTGGCGAGTTTCGGCACCGCGGCGGACGCCGATCTGCTCGCCGCGTACCTGGATCGCTACCTGCGTCGGCCCGACCTCGCGTACGACCAGCCCACGGCCATGGGCGCGCTCGCGTACACCGATTCCGCCCTGCACGGCGACCGGGCCGCCCACTTCCTCCAGGAGGGCGGCCTGTGGCAGCGGTGGTTCCGCGAGGCGCCCCACATGCGGGGCGATGGCGGCATCTCCTCCTACCAGGGCGGCATCCGCCTCGCCTGCGCCGTCGTCGACGAATGCGCCGGCATCTGA
- a CDS encoding L-dopachrome tautomerase-related protein has product MKRRTVLGTTALAVAAASLATTQLTGSASAAHAGPAVAAHAAPAVTTRHTPQPAGQFKVVARFDGAMPTGVTVSSHGRTFVSFPRLGDKVPFTVAEIRDGKAVPYPDAEVNRQDPADLAGHFQSAQSVVVDAKDRLWVLDTGSPQFAGSSYGGPKLVAIDLHTNKIVRKILFPTSVVPGDSYINDVRFDLRRGADGLAFITDAGGKNGIITVDLATGHSWRRLAGDPSTIPDKNFVSILDGKPLPNEFGSDGIALSPDGKRLYYSPLSSRRLASVSLDALANPRATDAQVAATVRNLGSKPQADGLESDTKGRLYGGDEEHNSIWRRNMDGTYRTIAKNDRLHWVDTLSVASDGHLYAIANQFDRQALFHNGKDLRQKPYLLVRLSIDAGPVTLR; this is encoded by the coding sequence ATGAAACGACGTACCGTGCTCGGTACGACCGCTCTCGCGGTCGCCGCGGCCTCACTGGCCACCACCCAACTCACCGGATCCGCCTCGGCCGCCCACGCAGGACCGGCGGTGGCGGCTCACGCCGCACCCGCGGTGACGACCCGTCACACTCCCCAGCCGGCCGGGCAGTTCAAGGTGGTCGCCCGCTTCGACGGTGCGATGCCCACCGGCGTCACCGTCTCCAGCCACGGCCGTACCTTCGTCTCCTTCCCGCGCCTGGGCGACAAGGTCCCGTTCACCGTCGCCGAGATCCGCGACGGGAAGGCCGTCCCGTATCCCGACGCCGAGGTGAACCGGCAGGACCCCGCCGACCTGGCCGGGCACTTCCAGTCGGCGCAGAGCGTCGTGGTCGACGCCAAGGACCGGCTGTGGGTGCTCGACACCGGGAGCCCGCAGTTCGCCGGGTCCTCCTACGGCGGCCCCAAGCTGGTGGCGATCGACCTGCACACCAACAAGATCGTCCGGAAGATCCTCTTCCCGACCTCCGTGGTGCCCGGGGACAGCTACATCAACGACGTCCGGTTCGACCTGCGCCGCGGCGCCGACGGCTTGGCGTTCATCACCGACGCGGGCGGCAAGAACGGCATCATCACGGTCGACCTCGCCACCGGTCACTCCTGGCGGCGGCTCGCCGGGGACCCCTCGACGATCCCGGACAAGAACTTCGTGTCCATCCTCGACGGCAAGCCCCTGCCCAACGAGTTCGGCTCCGACGGCATCGCGCTCAGCCCCGACGGCAAGCGCCTCTACTACTCGCCCCTGTCCAGCCGCCGACTGGCCAGCGTCTCCCTCGACGCCCTCGCGAACCCCCGCGCCACCGACGCCCAGGTCGCGGCGACGGTCAGGAACCTGGGCTCCAAGCCGCAGGCCGACGGCCTCGAGAGCGACACCAAGGGCCGGCTCTACGGCGGCGACGAGGAGCACAACTCCATCTGGCGCAGGAACATGGACGGCACCTACCGGACCATCGCCAAGAACGACCGGCTCCACTGGGTCGACACCCTGTCGGTCGCGTCCGACGGCCATCTGTACGCCATAGCCAACCAGTTCGACCGGCAGGCGCTCTTCCACAACGGCAAGGACCTCCGCCAGAAGCCCTACCTCCTGGTCCGCCTGTCCATCGACGCGGGGCCCGTCACGCTCCGATGA
- a CDS encoding alpha/beta fold hydrolase has translation MVLVAHSWGGYPVNGAAGRLAGRLAGLVYYSAQVPVPGRSLVNDNPPEAAALLRTMIESSPTRSISPALQFVEQVFMQDHAPDVTTLGLPLRYLLGDQDRALPHPGLVFAARLGLIPTSVPGTQRACSRTPTRSRRRSWRRPGRGQLNAAA, from the coding sequence GTGGTGCTGGTCGCCCACAGTTGGGGCGGCTATCCGGTGAACGGCGCCGCGGGCCGGCTGGCCGGGCGGCTCGCCGGCCTCGTCTACTACAGCGCCCAGGTCCCGGTCCCGGGCCGGTCCCTGGTGAACGACAACCCGCCCGAGGCCGCCGCCCTGCTCCGTACCATGATCGAGTCCTCACCGACCCGGTCGATATCGCCCGCGCTCCAGTTCGTCGAGCAGGTCTTCATGCAGGACCACGCCCCCGACGTCACGACCCTCGGCCTCCCCCTGCGCTACCTCCTCGGCGACCAGGACCGCGCGCTCCCGCACCCCGGCCTCGTCTTCGCGGCCCGCCTCGGCCTCATCCCCACCTCCGTACCCGGCACCCAGAGGGCCTGCTCCCGCACCCCGACGAGATCGCGAAGGCGATCCTGGCGGCGGCCTGGACGCGGCCAGCTGAACGCGGCCGCCTGA
- a CDS encoding SDR family oxidoreductase: MNINGSVAFVTGGNRGLGAQLVRALLEAGASKVYAAARDPRTVAEGAVPIRLDVTDHASVVAAAEQAQDVTLLVNNAGIHRFTTILGGELDDVRREFETNALGTLDVTRAFAPVLGRNGGGAILNVLSVLSWASLPTEAGYGAAKAAQWSFTNALRVELAGQGTQVSALHMGRMDTDMIAGKGIEGAADPADIARIALEGVEKGRLEIIADGFTQQIKDGLSLGIEALYPQVGAPA; encoded by the coding sequence ATGAACATCAACGGCTCGGTCGCCTTCGTGACCGGTGGTAATCGCGGCCTCGGCGCTCAGCTCGTCCGTGCCCTCCTGGAGGCGGGTGCGAGCAAGGTGTACGCGGCGGCCCGCGACCCCCGCACCGTCGCCGAGGGCGCCGTACCGATCCGGCTCGACGTCACCGACCACGCCTCCGTCGTCGCCGCCGCCGAACAGGCGCAGGACGTCACGCTGCTGGTCAACAACGCGGGCATTCACCGGTTCACCACCATCCTGGGCGGCGAACTCGACGACGTCCGGCGGGAGTTCGAGACCAACGCGCTGGGGACTCTTGACGTGACGCGGGCCTTCGCGCCCGTCCTGGGCCGCAACGGGGGCGGCGCGATTCTCAACGTCCTGTCGGTCCTGTCCTGGGCCTCGCTCCCGACCGAGGCGGGGTACGGCGCGGCCAAGGCCGCCCAGTGGTCCTTCACCAACGCCCTGCGCGTCGAGCTGGCCGGGCAGGGGACGCAGGTGTCCGCCCTGCACATGGGCCGCATGGACACCGACATGATCGCGGGCAAGGGCATCGAGGGGGCCGCCGATCCGGCCGACATCGCCAGGATCGCTCTGGAGGGCGTCGAGAAGGGTCGGCTGGAGATCATCGCCGACGGCTTCACCCAGCAGATCAAGGACGGCCTCTCCCTCGGCATCGAAGCCCTCTACCCGCAGGTCGGCGCCCCGGCGTAG
- a CDS encoding TetR/AcrR family transcriptional regulator, with product MSRTKNAASLDTRQRILDAALDQFHLRGYNGTSVQDLMSAAGSPKGTFYNHFASKEALALEALRVYVGQIGLASLEGPTVGSPRERIENHLAHIVALGLAVFAERGCLMGNFAGEVPAHSPPVAAAVGAYLDGWVANLSTVIEEAKEAGELTTPIASTDLAELVVDAFEGGAAKAKATSSAEPLRRFERVVAQLLH from the coding sequence TTGTCCCGTACGAAGAACGCCGCGTCGCTCGACACCCGGCAGCGCATCCTCGACGCCGCCCTGGACCAGTTCCATCTCAGGGGCTACAACGGCACGAGTGTGCAGGACCTGATGAGCGCGGCCGGTTCTCCCAAGGGGACCTTCTACAACCACTTCGCCAGCAAGGAGGCGCTGGCGCTCGAAGCGCTGCGCGTGTACGTCGGGCAGATCGGGCTCGCGTCACTGGAAGGCCCGACCGTCGGCAGCCCTCGCGAGCGGATCGAGAACCACCTGGCGCACATCGTCGCCCTCGGCCTCGCCGTGTTCGCCGAACGCGGCTGCCTGATGGGCAACTTCGCGGGGGAGGTCCCCGCCCACAGCCCTCCCGTCGCCGCCGCCGTCGGCGCGTACCTGGACGGCTGGGTGGCGAACCTGTCGACCGTGATCGAGGAGGCGAAGGAGGCCGGCGAGCTGACGACCCCGATCGCCTCCACCGACCTGGCCGAGCTCGTCGTGGACGCTTTCGAGGGTGGTGCGGCGAAGGCGAAGGCCACGTCCTCGGCGGAGCCCCTGCGCCGCTTCGAGCGTGTGGTGGCGCAGCTTCTCCACTGA
- a CDS encoding virginiamycin B lyase family protein, producing MPRPTTPIDLIPVSDSEAGPYAITAGPDGAMWFTMIHSGRIGRLTTSGVLDHHALDSAACGPSVITPGPDGALWFTRSQDHRIGRIAVTGEATSFPVPTPGSGPFGIAAASDGALWFTQMHADRIGRITVDGQVTEFPLPVTGAFPSALTTGPDDALWFTLNQANAVGRVGLDGHLTLHPLPTEGAAPVGITLGPDGALWFVEIGAGQIGRITVDGRVDEFPLPDRTARPHAITAQPGAELCWFTEWGTGRVGSVTADGHIEVYDLPAASSEPHGLAFGPDGALYVAMETGELAHLTP from the coding sequence ATGCCCCGACCCACCACCCCGATCGACCTGATACCCGTCTCCGACAGCGAGGCGGGCCCCTACGCCATCACGGCGGGCCCCGACGGCGCGATGTGGTTCACCATGATCCACAGCGGCCGGATCGGCCGCCTGACCACGTCGGGAGTCCTGGACCACCACGCGCTCGACTCGGCGGCCTGCGGGCCGTCGGTCATCACGCCGGGCCCCGACGGCGCCCTGTGGTTCACCCGGAGCCAGGACCACCGGATCGGCCGCATCGCCGTCACGGGAGAGGCCACCTCCTTCCCCGTCCCCACCCCGGGCAGCGGCCCGTTCGGGATCGCGGCCGCCTCCGACGGGGCGCTGTGGTTCACGCAGATGCACGCCGACCGCATCGGCCGCATCACGGTGGACGGACAGGTGACGGAGTTCCCCCTGCCGGTCACCGGCGCCTTCCCGTCCGCCCTCACCACCGGCCCCGACGACGCACTGTGGTTCACCCTCAACCAGGCGAACGCGGTCGGCCGCGTCGGCCTCGACGGACACCTCACCCTCCATCCGCTTCCCACCGAGGGCGCCGCGCCGGTCGGCATCACGCTGGGCCCGGACGGCGCGCTGTGGTTCGTCGAGATCGGCGCGGGCCAGATCGGCCGCATCACGGTGGACGGCCGCGTCGACGAGTTCCCCCTCCCGGACCGCACCGCCCGACCTCACGCGATCACCGCGCAACCGGGGGCGGAGCTCTGCTGGTTCACCGAATGGGGAACGGGTCGCGTCGGCTCCGTCACCGCCGACGGACACATCGAGGTGTACGACCTCCCGGCCGCGTCCTCGGAACCCCACGGCCTGGCCTTCGGCCCCGACGGCGCCCTCTACGTCGCCATGGAGACCGGAGAGCTGGCCCACCTCACACCGTGA
- a CDS encoding ABC transporter ATP-binding protein, giving the protein MATVSFDKATRVYPGSTKPAVDQLELDVADGEFLVLVGPSGCGKSTSLRMLAGLEDVNGGAIRIGDRDVTHLPPKDRDIAMVFQNYALYPHMTVADNMGFALKIAGVNKAEIRKKVEEAAKILDLSEYLDRKPKALSGGQRQRVAMGRAIVREPQVFLMDEPLSNLDAKLRVSTRTQIASLQRRLGITTVYVTHDQVEAMTMGDRVAVLKDGLLQQVDSPRNMYDRPANLFVAGFIGSPAMNLVEVPITDGGVKFGNSVVPVSREALSAASEKGDKTVTVGVRPEHFDLAAEVEGAKTLSKDAPAGLAVTVNVVEELGADGFVYGTAEVGGETKDLVVRVNGRAVPDKGTKLHVVPRPDELHVFSSSTGERLSN; this is encoded by the coding sequence ATGGCAACCGTCTCATTCGACAAGGCCACCCGCGTATACCCCGGCTCCACCAAGCCCGCCGTCGACCAGCTGGAGCTGGATGTCGCGGACGGCGAGTTCCTCGTGCTCGTCGGGCCCTCCGGCTGTGGCAAGTCGACCTCCCTGCGCATGCTCGCGGGTCTCGAGGACGTCAACGGCGGTGCGATCCGCATCGGCGACCGTGACGTCACGCACCTGCCCCCGAAGGACCGGGACATCGCCATGGTGTTCCAGAACTACGCGCTCTACCCGCACATGACCGTCGCCGACAACATGGGCTTCGCGCTCAAGATCGCCGGCGTGAACAAGGCGGAGATCCGCAAGAAGGTCGAGGAGGCCGCGAAGATCCTCGACCTCAGCGAGTACCTGGACCGCAAGCCGAAGGCCCTCTCCGGTGGTCAGCGCCAGCGTGTCGCGATGGGCCGCGCCATCGTCCGTGAGCCGCAGGTCTTCCTCATGGACGAGCCGCTGTCGAACCTCGACGCCAAGCTCCGCGTCTCCACCCGTACGCAGATCGCCTCGCTCCAGCGCCGCCTGGGCATCACCACGGTGTACGTCACCCACGACCAGGTCGAGGCCATGACCATGGGCGACCGCGTCGCGGTCCTCAAGGACGGGCTGCTCCAGCAGGTCGACTCGCCGCGCAACATGTACGACCGCCCGGCCAACCTCTTCGTCGCCGGCTTCATCGGCTCCCCCGCCATGAACCTCGTCGAGGTGCCCATCACCGACGGTGGTGTGAAGTTCGGCAACAGCGTCGTCCCCGTCTCCCGTGAGGCCCTCTCGGCCGCCTCGGAGAAGGGCGACAAGACCGTCACGGTCGGCGTCCGCCCCGAGCACTTCGACCTCGCCGCCGAGGTCGAGGGCGCCAAGACCCTCTCCAAGGACGCGCCGGCCGGCCTCGCCGTGACCGTCAACGTCGTCGAGGAGCTCGGCGCCGACGGCTTCGTCTACGGCACCGCCGAGGTCGGCGGCGAGACCAAGGACCTGGTCGTCCGCGTCAACGGCCGCGCCGTCCCCGACAAGGGCACCAAGCTCCACGTCGTCCCCCGCCCCGACGAGCTGCACGTCTTCTCGTCCTCCACGGGCGAGCGGCTCAGCAACTGA
- a CDS encoding TetR/AcrR family transcriptional regulator has product MSIDKAAPEAAPETGAGEPTVEDSQRERLLTAAVELFYSHGVDVPASALVKKAGISKKSMYQLYESKDALFVAALERRILADSAYLLPPPGFSTSPRARLLHVFHQLEAYARTPDYMGCAYLAPQVELKDPTHPTSIAAARIKREHLEGFFHTEAVRGNATDPDFLTRQLITLYDGASTRAGIGADNLQGLAVTTAETLIQAAGVTT; this is encoded by the coding sequence ATGAGCATCGACAAGGCCGCGCCCGAAGCGGCACCCGAGACCGGCGCCGGGGAACCGACCGTGGAGGACTCGCAGCGGGAACGGCTCCTGACCGCCGCGGTCGAGCTCTTCTACAGCCACGGCGTCGACGTACCCGCGAGCGCGCTCGTCAAGAAGGCCGGGATCTCCAAGAAGTCGATGTACCAGCTCTACGAGAGCAAGGACGCCCTGTTCGTGGCCGCACTGGAGCGCCGCATCCTCGCCGACTCGGCCTACCTGCTCCCGCCACCGGGCTTCAGCACGAGCCCCCGCGCCCGCCTGCTCCACGTCTTCCACCAGCTGGAGGCCTACGCGCGAACACCCGACTACATGGGCTGCGCCTACCTGGCACCCCAGGTGGAACTGAAGGACCCCACCCACCCCACGAGCATCGCGGCGGCCCGCATCAAGCGCGAACACCTGGAGGGCTTCTTCCACACCGAGGCGGTACGCGGCAACGCGACCGACCCCGACTTCCTCACCCGCCAGCTCATCACCCTCTACGACGGAGCCAGCACCCGAGCCGGCATCGGCGCCGACAACCTCCAAGGCCTCGCCGTCACCACAGCCGAGACCCTCATCCAGGCAGCGGGAGTGACCACCTGA
- a CDS encoding zinc-dependent alcohol dehydrogenase family protein: MKAVQAVARGDAREVLRVVDLEPPGPPAAGEVLVHVEYAPLNRHDLLAIGGYLPVPPPPWVPGNEGTGIVAAVGDGVGEVSAGDRVALPLMSGTWREQLVVPAEGMFPLPDANAQQLAMIGSNPPTAVLALDEFVEVPPGSFVVQDAANSGVGRSMIALAHARGLRTVNFARNEATYAELTAAGADLVLPDRPESVAVAREFIGDAPVRVAIDALGGRSTENLTALLTGGGALIAYSAESGSPLSVPYFDLTGKQLTVRGFFAGGWDYATKTAPAIREAAPLIAAGKLSVPVAGVYSLDEIGAALEHLNRGVGKILLAVNPIG, translated from the coding sequence ATGAAAGCTGTACAGGCTGTCGCCCGTGGCGACGCGCGGGAGGTTCTTCGTGTGGTCGACCTCGAGCCGCCGGGTCCGCCCGCGGCCGGCGAGGTTCTGGTCCATGTCGAGTACGCCCCGCTGAACAGGCACGATCTGCTCGCGATCGGTGGTTACCTGCCGGTACCGCCCCCGCCGTGGGTCCCCGGCAACGAGGGCACGGGCATCGTCGCCGCCGTCGGCGACGGCGTGGGGGAGGTATCCGCCGGCGACCGGGTCGCGCTGCCGCTCATGAGCGGTACGTGGCGCGAGCAGCTGGTGGTCCCGGCGGAGGGCATGTTCCCGCTGCCGGACGCGAACGCGCAGCAGCTGGCGATGATCGGCAGCAACCCGCCCACCGCGGTGCTCGCGCTGGACGAGTTCGTGGAGGTGCCGCCCGGCTCGTTCGTGGTGCAGGACGCCGCGAACTCGGGGGTGGGGCGTTCGATGATCGCCCTGGCGCACGCGCGCGGGCTGCGGACGGTCAACTTCGCCCGCAACGAGGCCACGTACGCGGAGCTGACCGCGGCCGGTGCCGATCTGGTGCTGCCCGACCGGCCCGAATCGGTCGCCGTGGCCCGCGAGTTCATCGGTGACGCGCCCGTGCGGGTCGCGATCGACGCTCTCGGAGGCCGGTCCACGGAGAACCTGACGGCCCTGCTGACCGGTGGCGGCGCGCTGATCGCGTACTCGGCCGAGTCCGGATCGCCGCTGTCGGTGCCGTACTTCGACCTGACCGGGAAGCAGCTGACGGTACGCGGCTTCTTCGCCGGCGGGTGGGACTACGCCACCAAGACGGCGCCCGCGATCCGCGAGGCGGCCCCGCTCATCGCGGCAGGGAAGCTGAGCGTTCCGGTGGCGGGCGTCTACTCGCTGGACGAGATCGGCGCCGCGCTGGAGCACCTGAACCGGGGAGTCGGCAAGATCCTGCTCGCGGTCAACCCCATCGGCTGA
- a CDS encoding acetoacetate decarboxylase family protein gives MLQGYFPPLSPSGKSGLVSAPPWHYAGDALGIRFRADPDAAAATLPPGLAVDPDSPGGATALFMDWQFSSEDQTYLDPVSQYREFLLLVDATWQGTPVSWCPYIYVDNDASLARGWVQGFPKKMGTIHQTRSFPVATPAAPPLGPGGTFAAAASTHGVRIAEGRVTLAAPVADPAALVGRPLVNRRYFPRLAAGRHQEPAVDELVRADLHDLQVVNAWAGSAEFSLPDAPGNETSALAPISVDAGFKATITYSVQDLTTLVDLTTDLSTDRTTEPS, from the coding sequence ATGCTCCAGGGGTACTTTCCTCCGCTGAGTCCGTCGGGGAAGTCGGGTCTGGTGTCCGCGCCACCCTGGCACTACGCCGGTGACGCGCTCGGGATCCGCTTCCGGGCCGACCCGGACGCCGCGGCGGCCACGCTGCCGCCCGGGCTGGCCGTCGATCCGGACAGTCCGGGCGGGGCCACGGCGTTGTTCATGGACTGGCAGTTCTCCTCCGAGGACCAGACGTACCTGGATCCCGTGAGTCAGTACCGGGAGTTCCTGCTCCTCGTCGACGCCACGTGGCAGGGGACGCCGGTGAGTTGGTGCCCGTACATCTACGTCGACAACGACGCGTCCCTCGCCCGCGGGTGGGTCCAGGGGTTCCCCAAGAAGATGGGGACGATCCACCAGACCCGCTCGTTCCCGGTCGCGACCCCCGCGGCCCCTCCACTCGGCCCGGGCGGCACCTTCGCGGCCGCCGCCTCGACCCACGGTGTCCGTATCGCCGAGGGGCGCGTGACGCTCGCGGCGCCGGTCGCGGACCCGGCGGCGCTGGTGGGGCGGCCCCTCGTGAACCGCCGCTACTTCCCCAGGCTCGCGGCGGGGCGCCACCAGGAACCCGCCGTGGACGAGTTGGTACGGGCCGACCTCCACGACCTCCAGGTCGTCAACGCCTGGGCCGGGAGCGCCGAGTTCAGCCTGCCGGACGCGCCCGGGAACGAGACGTCCGCGCTCGCGCCGATCAGCGTCGACGCCGGCTTCAAGGCCACGATCACGTACAGCGTCCAGGACCTCACCACGCTGGTCGACCTCACCACCGATCTCTCCACCGACCGCACCACCGAGCCGAGCTGA